One window from the genome of Pedococcus badiiscoriae encodes:
- a CDS encoding fumarylacetoacetate hydrolase family protein codes for MVAPDGSLLDLGGHTGEVDGAFLGRLASIDADCLAPFHGDATRFGAPFTRPGKVVGIGLNYRDHAAEARVPLPTEPVVFLKASTSVCGPTDDIQLLPQSVTTDYEVELGVILGAPLKDERDPGRALAAVAGYVLAHDVSDRALQLERGGTWTKGKSADTFCPVGPWLVTPDELGDPADVRLRLSVNDAPRQDGWTGDMLFSVPELLCYVSGLMTLEPGDLVITGTPAGVAMGQPEPKPYLRHGDLVCVDGGVLGRHRNRVVDAVRSATPAAAS; via the coding sequence GTGGTGGCCCCGGATGGCAGCCTGCTCGACCTGGGCGGGCACACGGGCGAGGTCGATGGAGCCTTCCTCGGACGGCTCGCGTCCATCGACGCCGACTGCCTCGCACCGTTCCACGGCGACGCCACCCGCTTCGGCGCGCCCTTCACCCGACCGGGCAAGGTCGTCGGGATCGGGCTCAACTACAGGGACCACGCCGCCGAGGCGAGGGTGCCACTGCCCACCGAGCCTGTCGTCTTCCTCAAGGCGTCGACCTCGGTCTGCGGTCCCACCGATGACATCCAGCTGCTGCCGCAGTCGGTCACCACCGACTACGAGGTGGAGCTCGGCGTCATCCTAGGGGCGCCGCTGAAGGACGAGCGCGACCCTGGCCGAGCCCTCGCGGCCGTCGCCGGCTACGTGTTGGCCCACGACGTCTCCGACCGTGCGCTCCAGCTTGAACGCGGAGGCACCTGGACCAAGGGCAAGTCGGCCGACACGTTCTGCCCGGTCGGCCCGTGGCTGGTCACCCCCGACGAGCTGGGCGACCCCGCCGACGTACGCCTGCGGTTGTCGGTCAACGACGCGCCTCGCCAGGACGGGTGGACCGGCGACATGCTCTTCTCCGTGCCCGAGCTGCTCTGCTACGTCAGCGGCCTCATGACGCTCGAGCCCGGAGACCTCGTCATCACCGGCACCCCTGCGGGGGTGGCGATGGGGCAGCCGGAGCCGAAGCCCTACCTGCGTCACGGGGACCTCGTCTGCGTTGACGGCGGCGTGCTCGGCCGCCATCGCAACAGGGTCGTGGACGCGGTTCGTTCCGCCACACCGGCAGCGGCGAGCTGA
- a CDS encoding glycerate kinase codes for MPRVLLAPDKFKGTLTADEVAGHLSNGLRSVMPDVEVVVVPVADGGDGTLDAAVAAGFTRVPVRATGPTGVPCAASYARRGTDAVVELAQVSGLAQLPGGRSDALGATSRGTGEVIAAALDAGARRIVVGIGGSACTDGGAGLLGGLGARLSGRHGRALRDGGGALEDVVSLDLSELHPALAEAELVVACDVDNPLTGRTGAAAVYGPQKGAGPEDVERLDAALSRWAAVVAAATGHDHRDRPGAGAAGGVGFALMAVLGAVPRPGAQVVAELTGLADAVGAADLVVTGEGSLDAQTLHGKAPAAVAALARDKGVAAVAVAGQVTLTHGELAAAGLCAAYALVDEAGTRQEALDAPGPLLERLGARIAREHLCGVR; via the coding sequence ATGCCTCGCGTCCTGCTCGCGCCCGACAAGTTCAAGGGCACCCTGACGGCCGACGAGGTCGCCGGGCACCTCTCGAACGGGCTGCGATCGGTGATGCCCGACGTCGAGGTGGTCGTCGTCCCCGTCGCCGACGGGGGTGACGGCACCCTCGACGCAGCCGTTGCTGCCGGGTTCACCCGTGTGCCGGTGCGGGCCACCGGACCCACGGGGGTCCCGTGCGCCGCGTCCTATGCCCGGCGAGGCACCGACGCCGTGGTCGAGCTGGCCCAGGTGTCCGGGCTGGCCCAGCTGCCCGGGGGCCGGTCGGACGCGCTCGGCGCCACCAGCCGTGGCACCGGCGAGGTCATCGCCGCCGCGCTGGACGCCGGGGCGCGCCGCATCGTCGTCGGGATCGGCGGCAGCGCCTGCACCGATGGCGGTGCCGGGCTCCTGGGTGGGCTCGGTGCGCGCCTGAGCGGCCGCCACGGACGCGCGTTGCGCGACGGCGGTGGAGCTCTCGAGGATGTCGTCTCGCTCGACCTCAGCGAGCTGCACCCGGCGCTGGCCGAGGCCGAGCTCGTGGTCGCCTGCGACGTCGACAACCCCCTCACCGGTCGCACCGGCGCTGCTGCCGTCTACGGCCCGCAGAAGGGTGCGGGCCCTGAGGACGTCGAGCGCCTCGACGCCGCCCTGTCGAGGTGGGCCGCGGTCGTGGCTGCGGCCACGGGTCACGACCACCGCGACCGACCAGGGGCGGGAGCCGCCGGCGGGGTGGGCTTCGCCCTGATGGCCGTGCTCGGAGCCGTGCCCCGGCCCGGTGCGCAGGTCGTCGCCGAGCTCACCGGCCTGGCTGATGCCGTCGGCGCCGCCGACCTCGTCGTGACCGGCGAGGGATCGCTCGACGCCCAGACGCTGCACGGCAAGGCGCCGGCCGCCGTGGCCGCCTTGGCGCGCGACAAGGGCGTGGCCGCCGTGGCAGTGGCGGGGCAGGTCACCTTGACACACGGCGAGCTGGCCGCGGCCGGGCTCTGCGCGGCATACGCGTTGGTCGATGAGGCGGGCACGCGACAGGAGGCCCTGGACGCGCCGGGACCCCTGCTGGAACGCCTCGGCGCGCGCATCGCGCGCGAGCACCTGTGCGGTGTCCGATGA
- the gcl gene encoding glyoxylate carboligase, giving the protein MARMTAAQAAVEILKKEGVTHVFGLPGAAINPFYKAMKTNGGLHHTLARHVEGASHMAEGYTRAKAGNIGVCVGTSGPAGTDMITGLYSASADSIPILCITGQAPVAKLHKEDFQAVDIASIAKPLTKMAVTVLEPAQVPGTFQQAFHLMRSGRPGPVLIDLPIDVQMAEIEFDVETYEPLPTYKPAATRPQVEKALDLLAASERPLIVAGGGIINADAADLLVEFAELTGVPVVPTLMGWGAIPDDHELNAGMVGLQTSHRYGNATMLESDFVLGVGNRWANRHTGDVETYTKGRTFVHVDIEPTQIGRVFAPDYGIVSDAKAALQLFVEVARERQGAAGLADRSAWAQSCQDRKRTMLRKTNFDATPVKPQRVYQEMNRAFGKDVRYVSTIGLSQIQAAQLLHVYKDRHWINAGQAGPLGWTVPAALGVATAAPDETVVALSGDYDFQFMIEELAVGAQFNIPYIHVLVNNAYLGLIRQSQRGFDMDYCVQLSFDNINSPEVGGYGVDHVKVVEGLGCKAIRVTDPEEIYSALEKAKGMAQEYRVPVVVEVILERVTNVSMGLSIASVTEFEELAEGGADAPTALFANLD; this is encoded by the coding sequence ATGGCACGCATGACAGCGGCCCAAGCGGCCGTCGAGATCCTCAAGAAGGAAGGGGTGACCCACGTCTTCGGGCTGCCCGGAGCCGCGATCAACCCCTTCTACAAGGCGATGAAGACCAACGGCGGCCTGCACCACACGCTCGCCCGCCACGTCGAGGGCGCCTCGCACATGGCCGAGGGTTACACCCGCGCCAAGGCCGGCAACATCGGCGTCTGCGTCGGCACCAGCGGCCCCGCAGGCACCGACATGATCACCGGCCTCTACTCGGCCAGCGCCGACTCGATCCCGATCCTGTGCATCACCGGCCAGGCGCCCGTCGCCAAGCTGCACAAGGAGGACTTCCAGGCCGTCGACATCGCCTCGATCGCCAAGCCGCTGACCAAGATGGCGGTCACCGTCCTCGAACCCGCCCAGGTGCCGGGCACGTTCCAGCAGGCCTTCCACCTGATGCGCTCGGGTCGGCCCGGCCCGGTCCTGATCGATCTGCCGATCGACGTCCAGATGGCCGAGATCGAGTTCGACGTCGAGACCTACGAGCCGCTGCCGACCTACAAGCCGGCCGCCACGCGACCCCAGGTCGAGAAGGCGCTCGACCTGCTGGCCGCCAGCGAACGCCCGCTGATCGTGGCGGGCGGCGGCATCATCAACGCCGACGCTGCCGACCTGCTGGTCGAGTTCGCCGAGCTGACCGGGGTGCCGGTCGTTCCCACCCTGATGGGGTGGGGCGCGATCCCCGACGACCACGAGCTCAACGCCGGGATGGTGGGGCTGCAGACCAGCCACCGCTACGGCAACGCCACCATGCTCGAGTCCGACTTCGTCCTGGGCGTCGGCAACCGCTGGGCCAACCGGCACACCGGTGACGTCGAGACCTACACGAAGGGCCGGACGTTCGTGCACGTCGACATCGAGCCGACCCAGATCGGACGCGTCTTCGCCCCGGACTACGGGATCGTGTCCGATGCCAAGGCCGCGCTCCAGCTCTTCGTCGAGGTCGCCCGCGAACGGCAGGGTGCCGCTGGGCTCGCCGACCGCAGCGCCTGGGCGCAGTCCTGCCAGGACCGCAAGAGGACCATGCTGCGCAAGACCAACTTCGACGCCACCCCGGTCAAGCCGCAGCGGGTCTACCAGGAGATGAACCGCGCCTTCGGCAAGGACGTCCGCTACGTCTCCACCATCGGGCTGTCCCAGATCCAGGCGGCCCAGCTGCTGCACGTCTACAAGGACCGGCACTGGATCAACGCCGGCCAGGCGGGTCCGCTCGGCTGGACCGTCCCGGCAGCCCTGGGCGTGGCGACGGCAGCCCCGGACGAGACCGTGGTCGCCCTGTCCGGCGACTACGACTTCCAGTTCATGATCGAGGAGCTTGCGGTCGGGGCGCAGTTCAACATCCCCTACATCCACGTCCTGGTGAACAACGCCTACCTCGGCCTGATCCGGCAGTCGCAGCGCGGGTTCGACATGGACTACTGCGTCCAGCTGTCGTTCGACAACATCAACAGTCCCGAGGTCGGCGGCTACGGCGTCGACCACGTCAAGGTCGTCGAAGGCCTGGGCTGCAAGGCGATCCGCGTCACCGACCCTGAGGAGATCTACTCGGCCCTGGAGAAGGCCAAGGGCATGGCGCAGGAGTACCGCGTCCCCGTCGTCGTCGAGGTCATCCTCGAGCGGGTCACCAACGTCTCCATGGGTCTGTCGATCGCCAGCGTGACCGAGTTCGAGGAGCTGGCCGAAGGCGGCGCCGATGCCCCGACCGCGCTCTTCGCGAACCTGGACTAG
- a CDS encoding 2-hydroxy-3-oxopropionate reductase, translating into MTDCRTTTKEHDMTSIAFIGLGIMGSPMAVHLQDAGHDVTGYNLHPDKTQPLVDAGGAAAASIADAVRDAQVVAVMVPDSPDVQDVLLGEDGVFANAKEGTLVIDFSSIRPDVTVELAKAAQEKGFRLLDAPVSGGEAGAKNAALSIMVGGSAEDFEQAKPLFDAVGKTVVHVGGNGAGQTVKAANQLIVAANIQALAEAVVFLEAYGVDLGPALDVLGGGLAGSKVLDQKRGNMTTRSFEPGFRIDLHHKDLGIVTSAAREAGVVVPLGGLVAQLMASARANGDGGLDHSALLRGVQRLSGQTP; encoded by the coding sequence GGCATCATGGGCAGCCCCATGGCCGTCCACCTCCAGGACGCAGGGCACGACGTCACGGGCTACAACCTGCACCCCGACAAGACCCAGCCCCTCGTCGACGCCGGTGGCGCCGCGGCGGCCTCCATCGCGGACGCGGTCCGTGACGCACAGGTGGTCGCGGTCATGGTGCCCGACAGCCCCGACGTGCAGGACGTCCTGCTCGGCGAGGACGGCGTCTTCGCCAACGCGAAGGAGGGCACGCTGGTCATCGACTTCTCCAGCATCCGCCCGGACGTGACCGTCGAGCTCGCGAAGGCCGCGCAGGAGAAGGGCTTCCGCCTCCTGGACGCACCCGTCTCGGGTGGCGAGGCCGGGGCGAAGAACGCCGCGCTGTCGATCATGGTCGGCGGCTCGGCCGAGGACTTCGAGCAGGCCAAGCCGCTCTTCGACGCGGTCGGCAAGACAGTCGTCCACGTCGGAGGCAACGGCGCAGGGCAGACGGTCAAGGCGGCCAACCAGCTCATCGTCGCCGCGAACATCCAGGCCCTGGCCGAGGCGGTCGTCTTCCTCGAGGCCTATGGCGTCGACCTCGGTCCTGCGCTCGACGTGCTCGGTGGGGGCTTGGCCGGCTCGAAGGTGCTCGACCAGAAGCGCGGCAACATGACGACCAGGTCGTTCGAGCCGGGGTTCCGGATCGACCTGCACCACAAGGACCTCGGGATCGTGACCAGCGCAGCCCGTGAGGCAGGGGTGGTCGTACCCCTCGGCGGGCTCGTCGCCCAGTTGATGGCCTCGGCCCGCGCCAACGGCGACGGCGGACTCGACCACTCCGCACTCCTGCGCGGCGTCCAGCGCCTCTCCGGTCAGACCCCCTGA